Genomic segment of bacterium:
CGATCCGGCAAGTCAGCGGTCCCGGCACCCCAACCTGTCGCGATCACACGCCCCGGCGGCGGAGGAGCCCCGACAGTCCCGCTGGCATCCAGGAGGGCCATCAGGATCGCTGCCCCAGTGGGAGTCGTCAGTTCGAAGCCCGGACGATCCATCACCAGCGGTTGCCCCGCCAGAATCGACAGGGTCGCCGGCGTGGGAATGGGGACCACTCCATGCGCGGTCGTCCGGTGGCCGGTCCCGACATGCACAGCATCGCCGTAGACCGCCGCAACGCCGAGCCATTCCAGCGCTGCCATGCTCCCCACGACATCAATGATCGTGTCCATCGCCCCGATCTCATGCAGATGTAACTCGCTTAGCGGAATCCCATGCAGCGCTGACTCCGCCTCCCCGATGCGTCGCAACGCATCGAGCGCCAGATGTCGCACCCAGGGAGACAGATGCCCCGCGCTTTCCACCATCGCGACCACTTCTGGATAGTGCCGATGAGGTGCATGACCCGGCTCGTCCAGCGGCTGATGCCGGTGACTCGGCGGGGAAGGGTGGGAGTGATCGCCCGGCCGATACACCGGATCATCCACATCGACATTGAAGCAGGTGCCACGCATCCCGCACCGGAGAACCGACTCCTGCAACGGCGTCCAGGGACCGATCGCCAGGGGCTCCAGCACCCCTACCAGCGCGTCCCAGGGGACCCCGGCATCGAGGCACGCCCCGATGACCATGTTGCCGGAAATGCCGCTGACCGGCTGGAGATAGGCGATCCGCATACGGCTTAGGATACAGGGCGACAACGATCAGGCGGCAGCGTTCCCAGCAAGGAGTGACAGGACCTCATCCAGTGGGACCGGCTTCCTGAAGATCGCCACGACATCCCCGCGACGGGGATCCTCTTCCAGGGTCTGAGGAGGGTAGCCACTCATCAACGCGACCGGTGTCCTGTTCCCCGCAGTCCGGGCCTGCGCCAGCACATCCCAGCCGGAGATGTCCGGGAGCCGAACATCGATCAACGCCAACTGATA
This window contains:
- the larC gene encoding Pyridinium-3,5-bisthiocarboxylic acid mononucleotide nickel insertion protein; this translates as MRIAYLQPVSGISGNMVIGACLDAGVPWDALVGVLEPLAIGPWTPLQESVLRCGMRGTCFNVDVDDPVYRPGDHSHPSPPSHRHQPLDEPGHAPHRHYPEVVAMVESAGHLSPWVRHLALDALRRIGEAESALHGIPLSELHLHEIGAMDTIIDVVGSMAALEWLGVAAVYGDAVHVGTGHRTTAHGVVPIPTPATLSILAGQPLVMDRPGFELTTPTGAAILMALLDASGTVGAPPPPGRVIATGWGAGTADLPDRPNLLRLTLFEADPAQLPTSDWRTDTRWERDTIVALRANIDDLSPERYPPLVSQLLTMGALDVTTTQTIMKGGRPGVQLEVLTSPGLISALLALLFEEGISLGFRVVPQDRAVLRREAVGVVLQDGQMVEGKRAWLGETVVREKPEMREIVAHAAESGQPVGSLVPPPAAERPEANEYGEFDNVEFILSLLEASRTDPPA